Below is a window of Nocardioides sp. S-1144 DNA.
CGTCCTGCGCCATCTGGAAGGTGCCCAGCACGGTGCCGCCGGCCCGGTCGGACCCGACGACGTCGGCCACCGTGGCCTGCTGACCGGGGTTGACGAGTCCGGCGCCGACGCCGGAGAGCGCGGAGAGGGCCAGCAGAGTGACGAGGTCGCCGCTGAGCCCGATCAGGCCGAGGCCGAGCGCCGTCACGACCAGCCCGACCAGCACCAGCGGACGCCGGCCGACCGAGTCCGCGACCCGGCCGGCGACCTGCAGGGTCAGCGCGGTGCCGAGCGCGGCGAGGGCGAGCGCGACGCCGGCGACCCAGGTGTCGTCGTGCACCACGACGGCGAACTGCGGCAGCACCGCGACCCGCACGCCGAAGTTGCACCACCCGTTCGCGAACCCCGACGCCAGCGCCGCCCGGTAGGCGGAGTGGCCGAGGGCCTCGCGCACGCGCATCGGCGCCTTGACCGGGCCCGACCCGTCCGGGCGCAGCCGGGCCGAGGAGAGCCGGACGCCGACCACGGTGGCCGCGACGACCAGCGCCACGGCGTAGGCGATGAACGGGACGCGCAGGCCGAGGCCGGCCAGCAGGCCGCCGAGCACCGGGCCGAGCATGCCGCCGATGAGGAACGAGCTCGCGTACGCCGAGGACACCCGGCCCCGGATGGTCGGCGGCGCGAGCCGCACCAGCAGCGCCATCGCCGAGACGGTGAACATCGTCGAGCCGATGCCGCCCAGGCCGCGGAAGACCAGCAGCTGCGCGTAGGACTGGGCGAACGCCGTCGCCAGCGAGGAGGCCGCGACCAGGAGCAGGCCGGTGAGGTAGACCGGCCGCTCCCCCAGCCGCGACACCAGCGCGCCGCCCGCCGGGGCGAAGACCAGCCGGAAGAAGGCGAACGCCGAGACCACGACCGAGGCGGCCGCGACCCCGACGTCGAAGCTGCGGGCGTAGGCCGGGAGGACCGGCGCGACCAGGCCGAAGCCGATCGCGATGACGAAGGCCGAGCCGACCAGGACCTTGATCTCGGCCGGGATCGGCGGCCGGGCTGCCTCCCGGGCCGTCCGCGCGCTCAGGTGAGGCCGTCCAGCACCTCGCGCACGGCCCGCAGCCCGCGCTCGACCTCGTCGTAGGACGTCGACAGCGGCGAGAGCCCGAGCCGCAGCCCGTGCGGGTCGCGGTAGTCGGGGACGACGTCGCGCTGCCACAGCGCGGCCGTGGCCTCGCGCATCAGCGGGTGGTTGAGGGTGACGTGGCCGCCGCGCCGCCCGGCGTCGCGCGGGGACGCGACCGTCGTCCCGGGCAGCAGCTCGTCGGCCAGCGCGATCGCGTGCTCGGTGAGCCCGACCGACTTGGCGCGCACGGCGTCCATCCCGACCTCGCCGAGCAGCGCGAGCATGTCCTGGACGGCGAGCATCCCGACCACCGGCGGGGTCCCCGACAGCATCCGCCGGATGCCGGGCGCGGGCGCGTAGGTCGGGCCCATCAGGAACGGGTCGCTCGCGCCCATCCAACCCTGGACGGGCTGGACGAGCGGCCGGTCCGGGTCGTCGAGGAGCCGCCGGGCGACGTAGACGAACGCCGGCGCGCCCGGCCCGCCGTTGAGGTACTTGTAGGTGCAGCCGACCGCGAGGTCGGCGTCCCAGGCGTCGAGGGCCAGCGGGACCGACCCGACCGAGTGCGACAGGTCCCAGAGCACGAGGGCGCCGGCGTCGTGGGCGACCCGGGTCAGCCCCGGACCGTCGGCGAGCCACGCCGACCGGTAGGCCACGTGGCTGAGGACGACGAGCGCGGTCTGCTCCCCGACGACCTTCGTGAGCTGCTCGGTGGTGACGCCGGCGGTGGTGTCGACGTCGATCCAGCGCAGCCGCAGCCCGCACTCGCGCGCGACGCCGTCGGCGACGTACCGGTCGGTCGGGAAGTTGTCGCGGTCGACGACGATCTCGGTGCGGCCCGGGCGCAGCGCCACCGCGGCGCGCATCGCCTTGTAGAGCAGCACGGTCGTCGAGTCGCCCACGACGGTCTGCCCGGCGGCCGCGCCGAGGCAGGTGCGCCCGAGCTCGTCGCCGACGACCTCCGGGAGGGCGAACCACCCCTCGTCCCAGCCACGGATCAGCCGGCTCCCCCACTCGCCGCCGACGAAGTCGCGCAGCCGGTCGCCGGTGACGCGCAGCGGTCGGCCGAGGGAGTTGCCGTCGAGGTAGACCAGCGGCCCGTCGGTGCCCACGAAGCGGTCCCGGTAGGTCGCCAGCGGGTCCTGCGCGTCGAGGTCGGTCACGGTGGCGAGAGTACCCAGCGGACCACCCGCACGGCCCGGGGCCGACCCGTTCGACACCGGCCGGCGCCACCGGGTAGACCTGCGGCGTGGAGATCCGGCGCCTGACCCTCGACGACCACGACCAGACGACGGCCCTGGGCCGGGAGGCCTTCGGCAGCCTGCCCCCGGGCACGCCGGCGCCGGCCCGGCCGACGACCGAGCCGACCGACCGGCGGGTGTGGGGCGCCTTCCGTGACGGCCGGCTGCTGGGCCGGGTCGCGGCGTACCCGTTCGCCTCGTTCTTCGGGGGCGCCAGCGTGCCGACGTCCGGGATCGCGTCGGTGGCGGTCGCGGCCGAGGAGCGGGGCGGCGGCCTGCTCGGCGAGCTGTTCGCCGCGATGCTCGAGGAGGCGGCGGGGCTGGGCGAGGTGGTCTCGACGCTCTACCCGACCGCCAACGGCATCTACCGCTCGCTCGGCTACGAGCTCGTCGGCTCCTACGACGTCGCGTCGGTGCCGACAGCCGAGCTCGCGCGGGTCCGGCCGCCGACGGCCACCCGCACCCGCCGGGCCACCGTGGCCGACGTCCCGGCGGTCCGGGCGCTGTACGCCGCCTGGGCCGCGGAGCAGGACGGCCCCCTGACGCGCACCGGCCCGGCCTTCGCGGAGGGCGACGAGGAGGTGCTCGGCGAGCACGACGCCGTCACCCTCGCGGTCGACGCCGACGACCGGGTCGTCGGCTACGCCGCCTGGGACCGGGGCCACGGCTACGACGCGGGCGCCAGCATCACGGTCCAGGACCTGCTCGCGACCACCCTCGACGGCTACCGCGCGCTGTGGTCGATGTTCGCGACGTTCTCGTCGGTGACCGGCCGGGTCCGGGTGCGGACCTCGGGCCAGGATCCCGCCCGCCTCGTGCTCGGCACCTCCACCTGGGACCTGGTCGAGCGGCACCCCTACATGCTCCGCGTCTGCGACGTCGTCGGCGCGCTCGACGCCCGCCGGGTCTCCGTCCCGGGCCTGGCCGCGGAGGTCGGCTTCGCCGTCGCCGGCGACCGGTTCGGCAGCACCGACGGCGCCTACCGGCTCGCCCTCGGTGACGGCCCCGGCCGCTGCACCCGCACGAGCGCCGGCGACGACGTCCCGACCTTCACGCCGCAGGGGCTGGCGATGCTCTACGCCGGCGCCCAGTCGTGCGGCAACCTCCGCCTGACCAGCCACCTCACCGGCCCGCGCAGGCACGACCACGTCCTCGACGCCGCGCTGGGCGGCCGCCCGTTCCACGTGCGCGACTACTTCTGACCGGTCGGGGGGCGGCCCTCGCCGACCGACGCCGCTACTGGAAGCTGACGAACCGCACCTCGGGACGGATGCGGTGCACGGCGGCGGCCGGCATCCGGCGGACGTCCTCGTCGTAGAAGAGCTTGAACCCCATCCGGAACTGCTGCGGGCGCGCGACGTGGCGGTAGGTCGCGAGCTTCTGCCCGGGGGTGCCGAAGCCGTCGACGTGCTGGACCATCGCGAGCCCGGGCCGGGCCCGGACCCGGTCGACGTCGGTGATCATCTCGCGACGGAACTGGTGCAGGACGAAGAGCTTCTCGGGCAGGTCGCGCTCGGCCCGCAGCCGCGCCAGCCAGGCCGCGGTCCGGTCGACCTCGGCACCTCGCACCGACCCGATCACCCGGCCGGGCACCTGCCGCGGGCCCATCCGCCACTCCGGGTCGAGCGCGAGGCCGACCAGGGGGTCGCGCAGCGCCCAGGCCCAGCGGCGGGCCACCTCGGGGAACGTCGACCGGCCCGGCTGGACGTCGAGCAGCAGCAGGGCGCCGTGGCGGCGCGCGGCGCGCAGGTAGCGCTCCACGACGGCCCGCGGGACGTCGTGGCTGTAGTCGCCGTCGGGGCCGGGCACGCCGTCGGCAACGGTGACGATGAGCTCGTAGACCGGCTGGACGGGGCGCCCGGGGCGGGCGAAGGTGCGCGCCTCGCGCAGGAGCCGGCGGTGCATCGTGTCGGGGTCGGACTCGCCGAGCACCCCGAGCGACGCGGTCTGGCCGGTGCCGTAGTAGGCCACCAGCACCCGGCCGCCCGCGAAGATGCCGCGCCCGGGCGGCGGCGTCGCGGGCTCCGGACCATCCGGCGTCGCGGCCGGCGGGCTCGGGACCTCCGACGCCGGCGCACCACCTGCGGGCGGTGCGGGTGCCGCGGGCGCCGGGCCCTCGGATCGAGCCGGGGCGACGTCGTCCTCGGTGAGGCGGACCACCCCGGCGAGCAGCACCAGCACCAGGATCGCCGCGAGGGCGCCGAGGAACCCCCGGCCCTCGCGGGTCAGCACGCTGGTGGTCCTGGCCGGGCCGCTCAGGAGGTGACGGCTCCGTGCGCGGCCGAGGCGACCGTGCGGGCGTACTTGCCGAGCACGCCGCGGGTGTACTTCGGCGGGTTCGGCTCCCACCCGACCTTGCGGGCCTCGAGGTCGTCGGGGTCGATCTCCACCTCGAGGGTCCGGTTGAGGACGTCGAGGGTGATCGGGTCGCCGTCGCGCACGAAGGCGATCGGCCCGCCGTCGACGGCCTCGGGGGCGACGTGCCCGACGCACAGGCCGGTCGTGCCGCCGGAGAACCGGCCGTCGGTGAGGAGCAGCACGTCCTTGCCGAGGCCGGCGCCCTTGATGGCGCCGGTGATGGCGAGCATCTCGCGCATGCCGGGGCCGCCCTTGGGGCCCTCGTAGCGGATGACGACGACGTCGCCGGCGCCGATCCGGCCGTCGGTGAGCGCGTCCATCGCGGCCCGCTCGCCGTCGAAGACCCGGGCGGTGCCGGAGAAGACGGACTCGTCGAAGCCGGCCGACTTGACCACCGCGCCCTCGGGGGCGAGGGAGCCCTTGAGGATGGTCAGCCCGCCGGTGGCGTGGATGGGCCGGTCGAGGCTGCGGATGACGTCGCCGTCGAGCGCCGGCGGGGCGAGGGCCTCGAGGTTCTCGGCCATCGTCCGGCCGGTCACGGTGAGGCAGTCGCCGTGCATCAGGCCGGCGTCGAGGAGGGCCTTCATCACCACCGGGATGCCGCCGATCTTGTCGACGTCGTTCATCACGTAGCGCCCGAACGGCTTGAGGTCGGCCAGGTGCGGCACCTTGTCGCCGACCCGGTTGAAGTCGTCGAGGGTGAGGTCGACCTCGGCCTCGCGGGCCATCGCCAGCAGGTGCAGGACGGCGTTGGTGGACCCACCGAGCGCCATCACGACGGTGATGGCGTTCTCGAAGGCCTCCTTGGTCATGATCTGGCGCGCGGTGATGCCGTGGCGCAGCAGGTTCACGACGGCCTCGCCGGAGCGGTGGGCGAACCCGTCGCGGCGGCGGTCGACGGCCGGCGGCGCGGCCGAGCCGGGCAGCGACATGCCGATCGCCTCGGCCACGGCAGCCATCGTGTTGGCGGTGTACATCCCGCCGCAGGCCCCCTCGCCGGGACAGATCGCCCGCTCGATCCGGTCGACCTCGTCGCGGCTGATCTTGCCGGCCAGGCAGGCACCGACGGCCTCGAAGGCGTCGATGATGGTGACGTCCTTGCCGTCGACCGACCCCGGCATCGTGGAGCCGGCGTAGAGGAAGACCGAGGAGAGGTCGAGGCGCGCGGCGGCCATCATCATCCCGGGCAGCGACTTGTCGCACCCGGCGAGCAGCACCGAGCCGTCGAGGCGCTCGGCCATCATCACGGTCTCGACGGAGTCGGCGATGACCTCGCGGGAGACCAGCGAGAAGTGCATCCCCTCGTGACCCATCGAGATGCCGTCGGACACCGAGATGGTGCCGAACTCGAGCGGGTAGCCGCCGGCGGCGTGCACGCCGTTCTTCACGGCCTTGGCCAGCCGGTCGAGGGAGAGGTTGCAGGGGGTGATCTCGTTCCACGACGAGGCGACGCCGATCTGCGGCTTGACCCAGTCGTCGTCGCCCATGCCGACCGCCCGCAGCATCCCGCGCGCGGCGGCCTTCTCGAGACCGTCGGTGACGTCGCGCGAGCGGGGCTTGATGTCGGGGTGCTGCGGCGGAGCGGGAGCGTCGTCCATGCTCCGAGGATAGGGCGCGGCGCCGGCCGTCGGGCGTCGGGTTCAGGCCTCGAACCACCGGGGGGTCCGCGCCGACCCACCGGTGCGCCGGACCGGGCCGGGGACGCCGTCCGGTGGCGCCCGGGGGCCCTCCTACAGTGTGCGGGTGCCACGACCGTCCCCCATCGTGCTGGTGCTGGTCGGCATCGCCTCGGTGCAGCTCGGCGCGAGCATCGCCAAGTCCCTCTTCGACGAGGTCAGCCCGACCACGATCGTCTGGCTGCGCCTGGCCACCAGCGCGGTGGTGCTCGTCGCGATCGCCCGCCCCCGCCTGCAGCTCCGCTCGCGCGCCGACCTGCTCGCCGTCCTCGGGTACGGCGCCAGCCTGGGCCTGATGAACTGGGCGATCTACCAGTCCTTCCAGCGCATTCCGCTCGGCATCGCGGTCACCGTCGAGTTCATCGGCCCCCTCACCCTCGCGGTGCTCGGCTCGCGCCGGGCGCGGGACCTGGCCTGGGTCGCGCTCGCGGCCGTCGGCGTCGCGCTGCTCGGTGCCGAGCGCGCCGACCTCGACGTCCTCGGGGTGCTCTTCGCGCTGCTGGCCGGGGCGGCCTGGGCCTCCTACATCCTGCTGGCCGGCTCGGTCGGACGCCGCTACGACGGCCTCGACGGGCTCGCCCTCGGCAGCGTCGTGGCCGTGGCGCTGCTGACGCCGTTGCTGCTCACCGACGACGCGACCGACGGCCTGCTCGACCCGCGGATCCTCCTGCTCGGTGCGGCGGTCGGGCTGCTGAGCTCGGTGGTGCCCTACAGCTGCGAGCTCGTCGCGCTGCGCAGCATCCGGCCGGCGGTGTTCGGGATCCTGATGAGCCTCGAGCCGGCCGCGGCCGCCCTGGCCGGCCTGCTGGTGATCGACGAGCGGCTCTCGCCGGTGCAGTGGCTGGCGATCGCCTGCGTCATCGCGGCCAGCGTCGGCGCGACCCGGCAGCGCGGCACCCTGGCCGACCCCGTGCCCGACTGAGGCCGGTCCCGCGCGCGAGGCCGCACCCCACGGACGCAGGGTTCACGCAGATGTCACGTCGAGGTGATGCCCCCGGGGCATCGGCGGCGTAGCGTCGGGTCCATGTCCCACTCCCCCACCGCCGGCAGCCCGTGGCGGGTGCTGGTCCAGATGGTGCGCGACTGGCCGGTCGCCTCCCAGCAGCAGGCCCGCCGCAACGCGATGGTGGCTACCACCTCCTGCGCCCGGCGGCGCGTCGAGCGGCAGGAGGTCGCCGACTTCCTGGCCGCCCGCCCGGCCGACGGCACCGCACCGGCGGAGCAGCGGGCCGGGCACCGGACCGGGCACTGACCTGGCCGGTCCGCCGGCACCGAACCGGGACGAACCGGCTCCGCTGCGGCCGCGCGACGGCGCGCGGCACCGCCGACCGGGCACAATCACCGCATGCCGACCTCCCGCCCGCGCGCCGTCACCCCCGCCACGGGGCCGCGCTCGCTGCAGCTCCGCGACGTGCTCTCCGACGACGGCACCCACCTGCGGGCCTGGACCAACGACCCCGACGGCGCCCTCGCCGAGGCCGGCGCCCCGACCGTCGTGCTGTGCAACGGGCTCGGGACGAACCCGTGGTGCTGGCCGGCGCTGCTCGACCCCGGTTGCGGGGTCCGGGTGGTCTCGTGGAACCACCGCGGGGTCGGCGGGTCCGAGCGCCCGCGCGACCCGAGCCACGTCGAGGTCGAGCACTTCGTCGAGGACGGTCTCTCGGTGATGGACCACTTCGGCGTCGACCGGGCGGTGCTGATGGGGTGGTCGATGGGGGTCAACACGATGTTCGAGATGGCGGTGCGGCAGCCGGAGCGGGTGGCCGGGCTGTTCGCGGTGGCCGGCGTGCCGGGTGACACCTTCGCCACGATGCTCGGTCCGCTGCACGTGCCGCGCGTGGTGGCGCGGGCGGTGACGGTGTCGCTGTCGCGGGCGATGGCGGTCGCCGGCCGGGCGCTCTCCCCGGTGGCGCGGTCGCTGCCGATCGGGCCGCGCGCGATCGCTGTGCTCTCGCACTCGGGCTTCATGCTGCCGGTGCGCGACCCGGAGCTCGCCGCGCTCGGGGTCAAGGAGTTCCTCACCACCCCGCTCGACTGGTACTTCCACCTCGCGCTGAGCACCTCGCGCCACGCCCGGGTGTCGCTGAGCGGCATCGAGGTGCCGGCGTTCTTCGTCGCCGGGCGCTACGACGTCCTCGCCGGCTCGCGCGACATGGCCACCGCGGCAGCGCGGATGCGGGACGCCGAGTACGTCGAGCTGCCGACGTCGCACTTCGTGCAGATGGAGCAGCCCGACCGGGTCCACGCGCTGCTGCGCGACTTCCTCGCGAAGGTCGGCTGACGACGTGCGGGCGAGCGCGACGCCGCTGCTGGCGGCCCTGACCACCGGCGTCCTGGTGCTGGCCGCCTGCGGCGGCGGTGACGACGGGCCCGACGACGCCGCCCCCTCGTCGAGCTCGGCCGCGCCGAGCCCGTCCGGGTCGGTGAGCGACCCCACCGGTGCGCCCACCGGCGACCCGACCGGTGACCCCACCGACGCACCCACCGACACCCCGACCGCCGACCCGCCGTCGGGCCCTCCCCGGGCCGAGGCGATCGTCACCGGCCTCGAGGCGCCCTGGGGTCTCGACTTCTTCGCCGACGGCGACGCCATCCTCACCGAGCGCGACACCCGTCGGGTGCTGCGGGTGACGCCCGAGGGCGAGGTGACCGAGCTCGGCGTCGTCGAGGCGGCCGAGCCGACGGGCGGCGGCGCGGAGGACGGCCTGCTCGGCGTCGCGCTGTCGCCGACGTTCGAGGACGACGCCTTGGTCTACCTCTACCTGACCACCGCCGAGGACAACCGCGTCGTGCGCACCGAGCTGCGCGGCGACCGGCTCGGCGAGGACCTCGAGGTGCTCCTCGACGGCATCCCCAACGGCTTCATCCACGACGGGGGCCGGCTCGAGTTCGGCCCCGACGGCCTGCTCTACGTCTCCACCGGGGAGTCCGGCGAGCCGGCGCTGGCCCAGGACCGCGACTCCCTCGGCGGCAAGGTGCTGCGCCTGACGCCCGACGGCGACCCCGCACCCGGCAACCCGTTCGGCTCGCCGGTCTACTCCTACGGCCACCGCAACGTCCAGGGTCTCGCCTTCGACGACCAGGGCCGGCTGTGGGCCTCGGAGTTCGGCGACCAGGAGTCCGACGAGCTCAACCTGATCCGCCCCGGGGGCAACTACGGCTGGCCGGAGGTCGAGGGCACCGGCGGCGCCCCCGAGTACGTCGACCCGCTGCAGACCTGGGACACCGACGAGGCGTCGCCGTCCGGCCTGGCCCACGCCGACGGCACGCTGTGGATGGCCGCGCTCAAGGGCGAGCGGCTCTGGAGGGTGCGGATCGACGGGCGTCGCGCGGTGGACCCGCAGGCCTTCTTCATCGGCCGCTACGGCCGGATGCGCACCGTCGCGGTCGCCCCGGACGGGGCGCTCTGGGTGACCACGAGCAACCGCGACGGCCGCGGCACGCCGGCGGCCGACGACGACCAGGTCCTCCGGGTCACCCCGTAGCCGGCCCGTGGGTGGCCCGTCGGTGGCCCGTCGGTGGCCCGTCGCCGGCGGGCGTAGCCAGGGCCCGCGCGATGTGGGACGGTCGGAGGACGCTTCACTCTCGGGAGGTACTCCGCATGCGTCGTCCCCGTCCCGGCCTCGTGGTCGCCGGCATCATCGCCGCCGTCCTCGGCGCCACCCTCACCGCCACGCCCGTCGCCGCGGGCACCCCCGACGCGCGGCCAAGCGCCGCAGCCGTCTCCGCGCCCACCGCGGCGCGGTGCCCCGAGCTGCGCCTGGCCGAGCGCTGGTACGGCGACAACGCCCGGCTGATCCAGCGTGTCATCGACCGCCGCGGCCGCTGCTCGTGGCCGGGCGGGAAGGCGCCGGGGCACCGCCCGTACGCGGTCTTCGACTTCGACAACACCCTGATCAAGAACGACATCTCCGACCAGACCATCTTCTGGATGCTCGGCCACGACAAGATCCTCCAGCCGCCGCGCCGCGACTGGCGCGCCACGAGCCGCTACATGACCGACGCCGGCGCCCGCGCCCTGCGCCGGGCCTGCGGCTCCCTGGCCCGGCCGGGCGAGCCGCTCCCGACCCGCACGAACACCCGGTGCGCCGACGAGATCCTCTCGGTCCGCAAGGAGCAGACGACGACCACGGGCGAGGAGGTCTTCGCCGGCTACCACCACCGCCGGATGGAGGCGATGTACGCCTGGGTCGGCCAGGTGCTCCAGGGCTACCGCCCCGCCGAGGTGCGCCGGCTCGCGGCGCGGGCCCGCACCGCCGCCCTGGAGGCACCGATCGGCGCGACCCAGCGGATCGGCTCGACCCGCCAGACCGCGTGGATCCGCTACTACCCCGAGATGAGGGACCTGGTGCGGACGCTGAAGCGCGCCGGGATCGAGCCCTGGATCGTGTCGGCGTCGCCGAAGGAGTTCGCCGACGTGTGGGGCGGCGGCCTCGGCATCGACCGCGCGCACACCATCGGGGTCTCCCAGCTGACCACCCGCGGGCGGCTCAACGGCCACCTCGAGGGCTGCGGCGGCATCCCCGACGGGGCCGACGCGATCATGACCTACGTCGACGGCAAGCGGTGCTTCATCAACAAGCGGGTGCTCGGCATGGAGGGCCCGCGGGCGTTGCGCCCGGCGCGGCGCGCGCTGCGCCCGGTGCTCGCCGGCGGCGACGCGACCACCGACGTCTCCATGGTCAAGGACGCGACCGGCGTGCACGTCGTCCTCAACCGCAACTCCGCGGAGCTGATGTGCGTGGCCTACGACGGCGACGCGACCGGCGACGGGCGCTGGGCGATCAACCCGATGTTCATCCAGCCGCTGCCGCGGCTCGAGGAGCCGTACCCTTGCTCGACCACCGCCGCCCTCGGCCCGCGCGGGCGCGAGCGCCCGGCGCGCCGCGACGACGGCACGGTCATCCCCGACCAGGAGGACACCGTCTTCGCCGGGTGAGACCCGGGACGCCCGCCCGGGCCGACGACGGCGCTCGGCCGGCGACGGCGCTCAGCCGGCTCCGACGTAGGCGGCGAGGTGCTGACCGGTGAGCGTCGAGCCGGCGGCAACCAGGTCGGCCGGGGAGCCCTCGAAGACCACGGTGCCGCCGTCGTGGCCGGCGCCGGGCCCGATGTCGATGATCCAGTCGGCGTGCGCCATCACGGCCTGGTGGTGCTCGATGACCACGACCGACTTGCCGGACTCGACGAGCCGGTCGAGCAGGCGCAGCAGGTTGTCGACGTCGGCGAGGTGCAGGCCGGTGGTCGGCTCGTCGAGCACGTAGACGCCGCCCTTCTCCCCCATCCGCATCGCCAGCTTGAGCCGCTGCCGCTCGCCGCCGGACAGGGTGTTGAGCGGCTGCCCGAGGCGCAGGTAGCCGAGCCCGACGTCGTCCATCCGCTCCAGGATCGAGGCGGCGGCGGGCGTCCTCGCCTCCCCCGCGGCCAGGAAGGCGTGCGCCTCGGCCACCGGCAGGTCGAGCACCTCGGCGATGTTGAGGCCGCCGAGGCGCAGCTCGAGCACGGAGGCCTGGAACCGCTTGCCGCCGCACTCGTCGCACAGCGTCGCGACGGTCTCCATGAAGCCGAGCTCGGTGTAGATCATCCCGTTGCCCTTGCAGCTCTCGCAGGCGCCCTCGGAGTTGGCGCTGAACAGGGCCGGCTTGACGCCGTTGGCCTTGGCGAAGGCCTTGCGGATCGGCTCGAGCAGCCCGGTGTAGGTCGCCGGGTTGCTGCGTCGCGAGCCCTTGATGCCGCTCTGGTCGATGACGACGACCCCGTCGCGGCCGGCGACGGAGCCGTGGATCAACGAGCTCTTGCCCGACCCGGCCACACCGGTGACGACGCACAGGACGCCGAGCGGCACGTCGACGTCGACGTCGCGCAGGTTGTGGGTCGAGGCGCCGCGGACCTCGAGGACCCCGGTGCGCGCGCGGACGTCGTCCTTGAGGGCGGCGCGGTAGCTGAGGTGGCGCCCGGTGAGGGTGTCGGAGGCGCGCAGCCCCTCGACGTCGCCCTCGAAGCAGACCGTGCCGCCGCCGGTGCCGGCGCGCGGGCCGAGGTCGACGACGTGGTCGGCGATCCGGATCGTCTCGGGCTTGTGCTCGACGACGA
It encodes the following:
- a CDS encoding HAD family hydrolase; this encodes MRRPRPGLVVAGIIAAVLGATLTATPVAAGTPDARPSAAAVSAPTAARCPELRLAERWYGDNARLIQRVIDRRGRCSWPGGKAPGHRPYAVFDFDNTLIKNDISDQTIFWMLGHDKILQPPRRDWRATSRYMTDAGARALRRACGSLARPGEPLPTRTNTRCADEILSVRKEQTTTTGEEVFAGYHHRRMEAMYAWVGQVLQGYRPAEVRRLAARARTAALEAPIGATQRIGSTRQTAWIRYYPEMRDLVRTLKRAGIEPWIVSASPKEFADVWGGGLGIDRAHTIGVSQLTTRGRLNGHLEGCGGIPDGADAIMTYVDGKRCFINKRVLGMEGPRALRPARRALRPVLAGGDATTDVSMVKDATGVHVVLNRNSAELMCVAYDGDATGDGRWAINPMFIQPLPRLEEPYPCSTTAALGPRGRERPARRDDGTVIPDQEDTVFAG